One part of the Peromyscus leucopus breed LL Stock chromosome 19, UCI_PerLeu_2.1, whole genome shotgun sequence genome encodes these proteins:
- the Irgm gene encoding immunity-related GTPase family M protein isoform X2: MSQLFSDIFKDEDICSSFIGYFKTIKAENGIISQKTITSIELHLAQGNIQKANAVITDALREISRTPLNIAVTGESGTGKSSFINTFRGIGDEEEDSAPVGVVETTMRRTPYRHPNIPDVVIWDLPGIGTTNFPSIDYLKKMKFNEYDFFIIVSATRFKKNDIDLAKAVSMMKKDFYFLRTKIDIDLELEKRCKHTFDRVKSLQQIRSYCENKFKENNLDVPPIFLISNKNVSDYDFPILKDMLKNKLSTHTLQNIMNSLPNITEAAIDRKHKAMQQMNWLEAIKAGTLATVPVKGILKDKDVERLKASLNHFRVLFGVDDESLEFMAKASQVPVEQLKEIIKSPYLLETKKEKTFGENFLKYLEKFVSAKGGSIATGLYFRKTFYFQLLFLDTVTEDAKVLLRETFKKN, from the coding sequence ATGAGTCAGCTGTTCTCTGACATATTTAAAGATGAAGACATATGCTCCAGCTTCATTGGATATTTTAAGACGATTAAGGCTGAAAACGGGATCATTTCTCAGAAAACCATCACTTCAATTGAGTTACATCTGGCACAAGGAAACATTCAGAAGGCAAATGCTGTAATTACTGATGCATTAAGAGAAATTAGCAGGACCCCACTCAATATTGCTGTAACAGGAGAGTCTGGAACTGGGAAGTCCAGTTTCATCAATACCTTTAGGGGGATTGGAGATGAAGAGGAAGATTCAGCTCCAGTTGGGGTGGTGGAGACAACCATGAGGAGAACTCCATACAGACACCCCAACATTCCGGATGTGGTTATATGGGACCTGCCTGGGATTGGAACCACAAATTTCCCATCTATAGATtatctgaagaaaatgaaattcaatgAGTATGACTTCTTCATTATTGTTTCTGCCACACGatttaagaaaaatgatataGACCTCGCCAAAGCGGTCAGCATGATGAAGAAGGATTTCTACTTCTTGAGAACCAAGATAGACATAGATTTAGAACTTGAGAAAAGATGCAAACATACCTTTGACAGAGTAAAGTCACTGCAGCAGATCCGAAGCTACTGTGAGAATAAATTTAAGGAAAACAACCTTGATGTACCACCGATCTTCTTGATCTCTAACAAAAATGTATCTGACTATGATTTCCCAATCCTGAAGGACATGCTGAAAAACAAACTTTCTACTCACACACTTCAAAACATTATGAATTCCTTACCGAATATTACTGAGGCAGCCATTGACAGAAAGCACAAGGCTATGCAACAGATGAATTGGTTGGAGGCCATCAAGGCTGGAACTTTGGCTACTGTTCCTGTAAAGGGCATCCTCAAGGACAAGGATGTGGAGAGGCTGAAGGCAAGTTTAAACCACTTTCGAGTCCTCTTTGGAGTGGATGATGAATCCCTGGAATTCATGGCAAAGGCTTCCCAAGTGCCTGTTGAACAACTGAAAGAAATCATTAAATCTCCTTATTTGTtagaaactaagaaagaaaaaacatttggagaaaattttttgaaatatttagagaAATTTGTCTCAGCTAAGGGTGGGTCCATTGCTACAGGTCTTTACTTTAGGAAAACCTTTTACTTTCAACTTCTTTTCCTTGACACGGTGACTGAAGATGCCAAAGTTCTCCTTagagagacatttaaaaaaaactag
- the Irgm gene encoding immunity-related GTPase family M protein isoform X1 translates to MSQLFSDIFKDEDICSSFIGYFKKIKAENGIISQKTITSIELHLAQGNIQKANAVITDALREISRTPLNIAVTGESGTGKSSFINTFRGVGHEEEESAPIGVVETTMRRTPYRHPNIPDVVIWDLPGIGTTNFPPKDYVEKMKFNEYDFFIIVSATRIRKNDIDLAKAVSMMKKDFYFVRTKVDIDLETEKECKNTFDRENLLQHIRSDCVSNFKKNNLNVPPIFLISIKNVSDYDFPILKDMLKNKLSTHTLQNFMNSLPNITEAAIDRKHKAMQQTIWLEAIKAVTMAIVPVKGILKDKDVERLKCLYLLTAMSQLFSDIFKDEDICSSFIGYFKTIKAENGIISQKTITSIELHLAQGNIQKANAVITDALREISRTPLNIAVTGESGTGKSSFINTFRGIGDEEEDSAPVGVVETTMRRTPYRHPNIPDVVIWDLPGIGTTNFPSIDYLKKMKFNEYDFFIIVSATRFKKNDIDLAKAVSMMKKDFYFLRTKIDIDLELEKRCKHTFDRVKSLQQIRSYCENKFKENNLDVPPIFLISNKNVSDYDFPILKDMLKNKLSTHTLQNIMNSLPNITEAAIDRKHKAMQQMNWLEAIKAGTLATVPVKGILKDKDVERLKASLNHFRVLFGVDDESLEFMAKASQVPVEQLKEIIKSPYLLETKKEKTFGENFLKYLEKFVSAKGGSIATGLYFRKTFYFQLLFLDTVTEDAKVLLRETFKKN, encoded by the exons ATGAGTCAGCTGTTCTCTGACATATTTAAGGATGAAGACATATGCTCCAGCTTCATTGGATATTTTAAGAAGATTAAGGCTGAAAACGGGATCATTTCTCAGAAAACCATCACTTCAATTGAGTTACATCTGGCACAAGGAAACATTCAGAAGGCAAATGCTGTAATTACTGATGCATTAAGAGAAATTAGCAGGACCCCACTCAATATTGCTGTAACAGGAGAGTCTGGAACTGGGAAGTCCAGTTTCATCAATACCTTCAGGGGGGTTGGACATGAAGAGGAAGAATCAGCTCCAATTGGGGTGGTGGAGACAACCATGAGGAGAACTCCATACAGACACCCCAACATTCCGGATGTGGTTATATGGGACCTGCCTGGGATTGGAACCACAAATTTCCCACCTAAAGATTATgtggagaaaatgaaattcaatGAGTATGACTTCTTCATTATTGTTTCTGCCACACGAATTAGGAAAAATGATATAGACCTTGCCAAAGCGGTCAGCATGATGAAGAAGGATTTCTACTTCGTGAGAACCAAGGTGGACATAGATTTAGAAACtgagaaagaatgtaaaaatacCTTTGACAGAGAAAACTTACTGCAGCATATCCGAAGCGATTGTGTGAGTAACTTTAAGAAAAACAACCTTAATGTACCACCAATCTTCTTGATCTCTATCAAAAATGTATCTGACTATGATTTCCCAATCCTGAAGGACATGCTGAAAAACAAACTTTCTACTCACACACTTCAAAACTTTATGAATTCCTTACCGAATATTACTGAGGCAGCCATTGACAGAAAGCACAAGGCTATGCAGCAGACAATCTGGTTGGAGGCCATCAAGGCTGTAACTATGGCTATTGTTCCTGTAAAGGGCATCCTCAAGGACAAGGATGTGGAGAGGCTGAAG tGCCTTTATTTGCTTACCGCCATGAGTCAGCTGTTCTCTGACATATTTAAAGATGAAGACATATGCTCCAGCTTCATTGGATATTTTAAGACGATTAAGGCTGAAAACGGGATCATTTCTCAGAAAACCATCACTTCAATTGAGTTACATCTGGCACAAGGAAACATTCAGAAGGCAAATGCTGTAATTACTGATGCATTAAGAGAAATTAGCAGGACCCCACTCAATATTGCTGTAACAGGAGAGTCTGGAACTGGGAAGTCCAGTTTCATCAATACCTTTAGGGGGATTGGAGATGAAGAGGAAGATTCAGCTCCAGTTGGGGTGGTGGAGACAACCATGAGGAGAACTCCATACAGACACCCCAACATTCCGGATGTGGTTATATGGGACCTGCCTGGGATTGGAACCACAAATTTCCCATCTATAGATtatctgaagaaaatgaaattcaatgAGTATGACTTCTTCATTATTGTTTCTGCCACACGatttaagaaaaatgatataGACCTCGCCAAAGCGGTCAGCATGATGAAGAAGGATTTCTACTTCTTGAGAACCAAGATAGACATAGATTTAGAACTTGAGAAAAGATGCAAACATACCTTTGACAGAGTAAAGTCACTGCAGCAGATCCGAAGCTACTGTGAGAATAAATTTAAGGAAAACAACCTTGATGTACCACCGATCTTCTTGATCTCTAACAAAAATGTATCTGACTATGATTTCCCAATCCTGAAGGACATGCTGAAAAACAAACTTTCTACTCACACACTTCAAAACATTATGAATTCCTTACCGAATATTACTGAGGCAGCCATTGACAGAAAGCACAAGGCTATGCAACAGATGAATTGGTTGGAGGCCATCAAGGCTGGAACTTTGGCTACTGTTCCTGTAAAGGGCATCCTCAAGGACAAGGATGTGGAGAGGCTGAAGGCAAGTTTAAACCACTTTCGAGTCCTCTTTGGAGTGGATGATGAATCCCTGGAATTCATGGCAAAGGCTTCCCAAGTGCCTGTTGAACAACTGAAAGAAATCATTAAATCTCCTTATTTGTtagaaactaagaaagaaaaaacatttggagaaaattttttgaaatatttagagaAATTTGTCTCAGCTAAGGGTGGGTCCATTGCTACAGGTCTTTACTTTAGGAAAACCTTTTACTTTCAACTTCTTTTCCTTGACACGGTGACTGAAGATGCCAAAGTTCTCCTTagagagacatttaaaaaaaactag